One window from the genome of Streptomyces sp. NBC_00287 encodes:
- the nrdR gene encoding transcriptional regulator NrdR yields MHCPFCRHPDSRVVDSRTTDDGTSIRRRRQCPDCSRRFTTVETCSLMVVKRSGVTEPFSRTKVINGVRKACQGRPVTEDALAQLGQRVEEAVRATGSAELTTHDVGLAILGPLQELDLVAYLRFASVYRAFDSLEDFEAAITELRQTERPAADDDDRDDAGAGSQEDERGPGGTAQVPVPANAAD; encoded by the coding sequence ATGCACTGCCCCTTCTGCAGGCACCCCGACAGCCGTGTGGTCGACAGCCGTACGACCGACGACGGCACGTCGATCCGCAGGCGCCGCCAGTGCCCTGACTGCTCCCGTCGTTTCACGACCGTGGAGACGTGCTCGCTCATGGTGGTGAAGCGGTCCGGAGTCACCGAGCCATTCAGCCGTACCAAGGTCATCAATGGCGTGCGCAAGGCATGTCAGGGACGGCCTGTCACCGAGGACGCACTCGCCCAGCTCGGCCAGCGGGTCGAGGAGGCGGTGCGGGCCACCGGGAGCGCCGAGCTGACCACCCACGACGTGGGGCTGGCCATACTCGGCCCGTTGCAGGAGCTCGACCTCGTCGCCTATCTGCGATTCGCCTCCGTCTACCGGGCGTTCGACTCGCTCGAGGACTTCGAGGCCGCGATCACGGAACTCAGGCAGACGGAACGCCCCGCTGCGGACGACGACGACCGCGACGACGCGGGAGCGGGGAGCCAGGAAGACGAGCGCGGGCCCGGAGGGACTGCACAGGTCCCCGTGCCCGCCAACGCCGCCGACTGA
- a CDS encoding vitamin B12-dependent ribonucleotide reductase yields the protein MTETASGPARGSRAKGTKATKGLRIERIHTTPGVHPYDEVQWERRDVVMTNWRDGSVNFEQRGVEFPDFWSVNAVNIVTSKYFRGAVGTPQREVSLRQLIDRIVKTYRKAGEDYKYFSSPADAEIFEHELAYALLHQIFSFNSPVWFNVGTPQPQQVSACFILSVDDSMESILDWYKEEGMIFKGGSGAGLNLSRIRSSKELLSSGGNASGPVSFMRGADASAGTIKSGGATRRAAKMVILDVDHPDIEDFIETKVKEEEKIRALRDAGFDMDLGGDDITSVQYQNANNSVRVNDEFMKAVEQGGKFGLRARMTGEVIEEVDAKSLFRKMAEAAWACADPGIQYDDTINHWHTCPESGRINGSNPCSEYMHLDNTSCNLASLNLMKFLKDDSKGNQSFDVERFAKVVELVITAMDISICFADFPTQKIGENTRAFRQLGIGYANLGALLMATGHAYDSNGGRALAGAITSLMTGTSYKRSAELAAVVGPYDGYARNAQPHLRVMKQHSDENTKAVRMDDLDTPIWAAATEAWQDVLRLGEKNGFRNSQASVIAPTGTIGLAMSCDTTGLEPDLALVKFKKLVGGGSMQIVNGTVPQALRRLGYQEEQIEAIVAHIADHGNVIDAPGLRHEHYEVFDCAMGERSISAMGHVRMMAAIQPWISGALSKTVNLPETATVEDVEEVYFEAWKMGVKALAIYRDNCKVGQPLSAKTKEKEKAEVTEKAEATIRETVEKVVEYRPVRKRLPKGRPGITTSFTVGGAEGYMTANSYPDDGLGEVFLKMSKQGSTLAGMMDAFSIAVSVGLQYGVPLETYVSKFTNMRFEPAGMTDDPDVRMAQSIVDYIFRRLALDFLPFETRSALGIHSAEERQRHLETGSYEPSDDEVDVEGLAQSAPRAQELKAVAMPKAEVEAAKPAPQQAHTSAELVEMQLGIQADAPLCFSCGTKMQRAGSCYICEGCGSTSGCS from the coding sequence ATGACAGAGACGGCGAGCGGTCCGGCACGAGGTTCCCGAGCGAAGGGCACCAAGGCGACCAAGGGGCTGCGTATCGAGCGCATCCACACCACCCCCGGCGTGCACCCGTACGACGAGGTCCAGTGGGAGCGCCGTGACGTCGTCATGACCAACTGGCGCGACGGCTCGGTCAATTTCGAGCAGCGTGGCGTCGAGTTCCCCGACTTCTGGTCGGTGAACGCGGTCAACATCGTCACCAGCAAGTACTTCCGCGGTGCCGTCGGCACCCCGCAGCGCGAGGTGAGCCTCAGGCAGCTCATCGACCGCATCGTGAAGACGTACCGGAAGGCCGGTGAGGACTACAAGTACTTCTCCTCGCCCGCCGACGCCGAGATCTTCGAGCACGAGCTGGCCTACGCCCTCCTGCACCAGATCTTCAGCTTCAACAGCCCCGTCTGGTTCAACGTCGGCACGCCCCAGCCCCAGCAGGTCTCCGCCTGCTTCATCCTGTCCGTCGACGACTCCATGGAGTCGATCCTCGACTGGTACAAGGAAGAGGGCATGATCTTCAAGGGCGGCTCCGGCGCCGGCCTGAACCTCTCCCGTATCCGCTCCTCCAAGGAACTGCTGTCCTCCGGCGGCAACGCCTCGGGGCCGGTCTCCTTCATGCGCGGCGCCGACGCCTCGGCCGGCACCATCAAGTCCGGCGGTGCCACCCGCCGCGCCGCCAAGATGGTCATCCTCGACGTCGACCACCCCGACATCGAGGACTTCATCGAGACCAAGGTGAAGGAAGAGGAGAAGATCCGCGCCTTGCGCGACGCGGGCTTCGACATGGACCTGGGCGGCGACGACATCACGTCCGTCCAGTACCAGAACGCCAACAACTCCGTCCGCGTGAACGACGAGTTCATGAAGGCGGTCGAGCAGGGCGGCAAGTTCGGCCTCCGCGCGCGGATGACCGGCGAGGTCATCGAAGAGGTCGACGCCAAGTCCCTGTTCCGCAAGATGGCCGAGGCCGCCTGGGCGTGCGCCGACCCGGGCATCCAGTACGACGACACCATCAACCACTGGCACACCTGCCCGGAGTCCGGCCGTATCAACGGCTCGAACCCCTGCAGCGAGTACATGCACCTGGACAACACGTCCTGCAACCTCGCCTCGCTGAACCTGATGAAGTTCCTCAAGGACGACAGCAAGGGCAACCAGTCCTTCGACGTCGAGCGCTTCGCCAAGGTCGTCGAGCTCGTCATCACCGCGATGGACATCTCCATCTGCTTCGCGGACTTCCCGACCCAGAAGATCGGCGAGAACACGCGCGCGTTCCGCCAGCTCGGCATCGGCTACGCCAACCTCGGCGCCCTGCTGATGGCGACCGGCCACGCCTACGACTCCAACGGCGGCCGCGCCCTCGCCGGTGCCATCACCTCCCTGATGACCGGCACCTCGTACAAGCGCTCCGCCGAGCTCGCCGCGGTCGTCGGCCCGTACGACGGCTACGCCCGCAACGCGCAGCCGCACCTGCGGGTCATGAAGCAGCACTCCGACGAGAACACCAAGGCCGTCCGCATGGACGACCTGGACACGCCGATCTGGGCCGCCGCCACGGAGGCCTGGCAGGACGTGCTGCGTCTCGGTGAGAAGAACGGTTTCCGTAACTCTCAGGCGTCCGTCATCGCCCCGACCGGCACCATCGGTCTGGCGATGTCCTGCGACACCACCGGTCTTGAGCCCGACCTCGCGCTGGTCAAGTTCAAGAAGCTGGTCGGCGGCGGCTCGATGCAGATCGTCAACGGCACCGTCCCGCAGGCCCTGCGCCGCCTGGGCTACCAGGAGGAGCAGATCGAGGCGATCGTCGCCCACATCGCCGACCACGGCAATGTGATCGACGCTCCGGGCCTGAGGCACGAGCACTACGAGGTGTTCGACTGCGCCATGGGCGAGCGTTCCATCTCCGCGATGGGCCACGTCCGCATGATGGCCGCGATCCAGCCCTGGATCTCCGGCGCGCTCTCCAAGACGGTCAACCTGCCGGAGACGGCGACCGTCGAGGACGTCGAAGAGGTCTACTTCGAGGCTTGGAAGATGGGCGTCAAGGCGCTCGCCATCTACCGCGACAACTGCAAGGTCGGCCAGCCGCTCTCCGCGAAGACCAAGGAGAAGGAGAAGGCCGAGGTCACGGAGAAGGCCGAGGCGACCATCCGCGAGACGGTCGAGAAGGTCGTCGAGTACCGCCCGGTCCGCAAGCGCCTCCCTAAGGGCCGCCCCGGCATCACCACGTCCTTCACGGTCGGCGGCGCCGAGGGGTACATGACCGCCAACTCCTACCCGGACGACGGTCTCGGCGAGGTCTTCCTGAAGATGTCGAAGCAGGGCTCGACCCTCGCGGGCATGATGGACGCCTTCTCCATCGCGGTCTCCGTCGGCCTCCAGTACGGCGTGCCGCTGGAGACGTACGTCTCGAAGTTCACCAACATGCGCTTCGAGCCGGCCGGTATGACGGACGACCCCGACGTGCGGATGGCGCAGTCGATCGTCGACTACATCTTCCGCCGCCTGGCGCTGGACTTCCTGCCCTTCGAGACGCGCTCCGCGCTCGGCATCCACTCCGCCGAGGAGCGTCAGCGCCACCTGGAGACCGGTTCGTACGAGCCGTCCGACGACGAGGTCGACGTCGAGGGCCTGGCCCAGTCGGCGCCGCGCGCCCAGGAGCTGAAGGCCGTGGCGATGCCCAAGGCCGAGGTCGAGGCGGCCAAGCCCGCCCCGCAGCAGGCCCACACCAGCGCCGAGCTGGTGGAGATGCAGCTGGGCATCCAGGCCGACGCCCCGCTGTGCTTCTCCTGCGGTACGAAGATGCAGCGGGCCGGTTCCTGCTACATCTGCGAGGGCTGCGGCTCGACCAGCGGCTGCAGCTGA
- a CDS encoding TerD family protein has product MNGLNKGIRKVEIALKWDPSPAGQPPTDLDLVAGTYLASDPYGDPAFVVHFDSRSPDGTIYLNRDSHDGKGFGWDEVMTVELNRLDSRYARVVVGVVIQQRSAQRTFVSVTNPGLRIREGYTDLATDDFGSVLGATAAVVAEFARQEDGTWDFHPGIHGFEDDPATFTRTMGKTHRP; this is encoded by the coding sequence GTGAACGGCCTCAACAAGGGGATCCGGAAGGTCGAGATCGCGCTCAAGTGGGACCCGAGTCCGGCGGGGCAGCCGCCCACCGACCTGGATCTCGTCGCCGGGACGTATCTGGCAAGCGACCCCTACGGTGATCCGGCCTTCGTCGTGCACTTCGACAGCCGGTCCCCCGACGGCACCATCTATCTCAACCGCGACAGCCACGACGGCAAGGGCTTCGGCTGGGACGAAGTCATGACGGTGGAACTCAACCGGCTCGACAGCCGGTACGCGCGCGTGGTGGTCGGCGTCGTCATCCAACAGCGCTCCGCGCAACGAACCTTCGTCAGCGTGACCAACCCGGGCCTGCGCATCCGCGAGGGCTACACCGACCTGGCCACGGACGACTTCGGCAGCGTCCTGGGCGCTACGGCGGCCGTGGTCGCGGAGTTCGCCCGCCAGGAGGACGGCACCTGGGACTTCCACCCCGGTATCCACGGCTTCGAGGACGACCCCGCGACCTTCACCCGCACCATGGGCAAGACGCACCGGCCCTGA
- a CDS encoding YdbC family protein, producing the protein MLVKWIRCTVVDRRGFERGQRKWAGLLGEPGFRGQGGGWSRGRPGVAHIFAFWESRAFYDSFMARSHDRLAASQSGTFKDAQVKLFDHRFDVKTGFEPRFTDADLLRVAHCRVHEERAEHFTLMQEKVWNPAMAGSPGMVRGLFGEAPGHEFLVLSMWLSAAEHGKYRAERVERLVLRAQTEADVASLAGDIVDLETTWTV; encoded by the coding sequence GTGCTGGTCAAGTGGATTCGCTGCACCGTGGTGGACCGCCGCGGTTTTGAGCGGGGGCAGCGAAAGTGGGCGGGGCTTCTGGGGGAGCCGGGGTTTCGGGGGCAGGGCGGTGGTTGGAGCAGGGGCCGGCCGGGGGTGGCGCACATCTTCGCCTTCTGGGAGAGCCGCGCCTTCTACGACTCCTTCATGGCGCGCTCCCACGACCGGCTGGCGGCGTCCCAGTCGGGCACGTTCAAGGACGCCCAGGTCAAACTCTTCGACCACCGGTTCGATGTGAAGACCGGCTTCGAGCCGCGTTTCACGGACGCCGATCTGTTGCGGGTCGCACACTGCAGGGTGCACGAGGAGCGTGCCGAGCACTTCACGCTGATGCAGGAGAAGGTCTGGAACCCGGCGATGGCCGGCTCACCCGGTATGGTCCGCGGACTGTTCGGCGAGGCGCCGGGCCACGAGTTCCTCGTACTGTCGATGTGGCTGTCCGCAGCCGAGCACGGCAAATACCGGGCCGAACGCGTCGAGCGTCTGGTCCTGCGGGCCCAAACCGAGGCGGACGTCGCCTCGCTCGCCGGCGACATCGTGGACTTGGAAACCACCTGGACGGTGTGA
- a CDS encoding histidine phosphatase family protein: MARPRRIVLVRHGESTGNVDDTVYEREPDHALALTERGWEQAEETGKRLREVFGRERISVYVSPYRRTHETLRAFHLDPELIRVREEPRLREQDWGNWQDRDDVRLQKAYRDAYGHFFYRFAQGESGADVYDRVGGFLESLYRSFEAPDHPPNVLLVTHGLAMRLFCMRWFHWTVAEFESLSNPGNAEMRMLVLGDDGKYALDRPFDSWRDPKPYGITG, encoded by the coding sequence ATGGCACGACCACGGCGCATCGTCCTTGTCCGACACGGCGAGTCAACGGGCAATGTTGATGACACCGTGTACGAGCGTGAACCCGACCACGCACTGGCCCTCACCGAGCGGGGCTGGGAGCAGGCCGAGGAGACGGGCAAACGGCTGCGCGAGGTGTTCGGCCGCGAGCGGATCAGCGTGTACGTCTCCCCCTACCGCCGTACGCATGAAACGTTGCGCGCCTTCCACCTGGACCCCGAACTCATACGCGTCCGCGAGGAGCCCCGGCTGCGCGAGCAGGACTGGGGGAACTGGCAGGACCGCGACGACGTACGCCTGCAGAAGGCCTACCGGGACGCCTACGGACACTTCTTCTACCGCTTCGCCCAGGGTGAGTCCGGCGCCGATGTGTACGACCGGGTCGGCGGCTTCCTGGAGAGCCTGTACCGCAGTTTCGAGGCCCCCGACCACCCGCCGAACGTGTTGCTCGTGACCCACGGCCTGGCGATGCGCCTGTTCTGCATGCGGTGGTTCCACTGGACCGTCGCGGAATTCGAGTCGCTGTCGAATCCCGGGAACGCGGAGATGCGGATGCTCGTTCTCGGGGACGACGGCAAGTACGCGCTTGACCGGCCTTTCGACTCGTGGCGGGATCCGAAACCGTATGGAATCACCGGATAG
- a CDS encoding ADP-ribosylglycohydrolase family protein, translating into MTADSSPDGRLDRALASLRGLSVGDALGSQFFVPVNYPLLKNRELPAGPWQWTDDTEMACSVVAILAAHHRIDQDALARSFAEHHDFDRGYGPAVNRLLRLVREGGDWRELASALFKGQGSWGNGAAMRIAPLGAWYADDPEQATHQAEISAYPTHQHREAVVGSMAVAAAAALAGAPGGPPSAEALLDGVIALVPKSAVGAGLRRARDMLDYGDAATVAAVLGCGRRTTAHDTVPFALWSAARCLGDYEQAFWVTAQVGGDMDTTCAIVGGVLAAGKAGTPPAEWVERTEALPEWVPGV; encoded by the coding sequence ATGACCGCTGATTCCTCACCCGACGGGCGCCTGGACCGCGCCCTCGCCAGCCTGCGCGGGCTGTCCGTGGGAGACGCGCTGGGCTCCCAGTTCTTCGTGCCGGTGAACTATCCGCTGCTGAAGAACCGTGAGCTGCCGGCCGGCCCCTGGCAGTGGACCGACGACACGGAGATGGCCTGTTCCGTGGTCGCGATCCTCGCCGCCCACCACCGCATCGACCAGGACGCGCTGGCCCGCTCCTTCGCCGAGCACCACGACTTCGACCGGGGCTACGGTCCCGCCGTGAACCGCCTGCTGCGGCTGGTCCGGGAGGGCGGCGACTGGCGCGAGCTGGCCTCCGCGCTCTTCAAGGGGCAGGGCTCCTGGGGCAATGGCGCGGCAATGCGGATCGCGCCTTTGGGCGCCTGGTACGCGGACGATCCGGAGCAGGCAACCCACCAGGCCGAGATCTCGGCGTACCCCACCCATCAGCATCGCGAGGCCGTCGTCGGTTCCATGGCCGTCGCCGCAGCCGCGGCGCTGGCCGGCGCCCCCGGCGGTCCGCCCAGTGCGGAGGCGCTGCTCGACGGGGTGATCGCGCTGGTTCCGAAGAGCGCGGTCGGCGCGGGGCTGCGCCGGGCGCGCGACATGCTGGACTACGGCGACGCCGCCACCGTCGCCGCCGTGCTGGGCTGCGGTCGGCGGACGACGGCCCACGACACAGTGCCCTTCGCGCTCTGGTCGGCCGCGCGGTGCCTCGGTGACTACGAGCAGGCCTTCTGGGTGACTGCGCAGGTCGGCGGCGACATGGACACCACGTGCGCCATCGTAGGCGGGGTGCTCGCCGCGGGTAAGGCAGGAACTCCGCCGGCGGAGTGGGTGGAGCGGACCGAGGCGCTGCCGGAGTGGGTTCCGGGGGTCTGA
- a CDS encoding MFS transporter — protein sequence MTTSQLIQDQKPGAARRQGHPGIALTVIAACQLMVVLDATIVNIALPHIQDALKFSTTDLTWVVSSYTLTFGGLLLLGGRAGDILGRRRVFMTGILLFTFASLLGGLAQEPWQLLAARVLQGVGGAIASPTSLALITTTFPEGPERNRAFGVFAAVSAGGGAIGLLAGGMLTEWLDWRWVLFVNVPIGILIAVLTPLYINESERHTGRFDIAGAMTSTLGMASLVYGFIRAADEGWRDSLTIGSFVAAVVLLLAFAFIERRAKEPITPLRMFADRNRSGTYVIMLSLAAAMFGMFFYIVLFVQNVLGYTPIEAGLAFLPVTVVIAIGAGLSQRFLPVLGPKPFMLAGSALVVLGLAWQALISADSSYVGGVLGPMLLFGFGMGLNFVTLTITAVSGVAQHEAGAASGLLNTTQQVGGSLGLSILTTVFGSASRDEAEKQLPQFMADATPEQKAQFAETQQLPGPWGHEVLTQGISMGFVAAAAMGVLALATAWLVIKVRKSDLEALAGTAGPIAG from the coding sequence GTGACAACCTCTCAGTTGATTCAGGACCAGAAGCCAGGTGCGGCCCGCAGGCAGGGCCACCCCGGCATAGCGCTCACCGTCATCGCGGCCTGCCAACTCATGGTGGTCCTCGACGCGACGATTGTGAACATCGCACTCCCGCACATTCAAGACGCTCTCAAGTTCAGCACAACCGACCTCACCTGGGTCGTCAGTTCCTACACGCTGACCTTCGGCGGTCTGCTGCTCCTCGGCGGCCGGGCCGGTGACATCCTCGGTCGCCGCCGGGTCTTCATGACCGGCATCCTGCTCTTCACCTTCGCCTCGCTGCTCGGCGGACTCGCCCAGGAACCCTGGCAGTTGCTTGCTGCGCGCGTGCTTCAGGGCGTGGGTGGCGCCATCGCATCGCCGACCTCGCTGGCGCTCATCACCACGACGTTCCCCGAAGGCCCGGAACGGAACCGGGCATTCGGCGTCTTCGCCGCCGTCTCCGCGGGCGGCGGCGCCATCGGACTGCTCGCCGGCGGCATGCTCACCGAGTGGCTCGACTGGCGATGGGTGCTGTTCGTCAATGTGCCGATCGGCATCCTGATCGCCGTCCTCACCCCGCTCTACATCAACGAGTCCGAACGGCACACCGGCCGCTTCGACATCGCGGGCGCGATGACCTCGACACTGGGCATGGCGTCCCTCGTGTACGGGTTCATCCGGGCTGCGGACGAAGGCTGGCGAGACAGCCTGACCATCGGTTCCTTCGTGGCGGCGGTGGTTCTGCTGCTGGCCTTCGCGTTCATCGAGCGGCGGGCCAAGGAGCCGATCACTCCGCTGCGGATGTTCGCCGACCGCAACCGCTCCGGCACCTACGTGATCATGCTGAGCCTGGCCGCGGCGATGTTCGGGATGTTCTTCTACATCGTGCTCTTCGTGCAGAACGTGCTGGGGTACACCCCGATCGAGGCGGGTCTCGCCTTCCTTCCGGTAACAGTGGTGATCGCCATCGGCGCGGGTCTGTCGCAGCGGTTCCTGCCGGTGCTCGGCCCCAAGCCGTTCATGCTCGCCGGTTCGGCGCTCGTCGTGCTCGGACTGGCCTGGCAGGCCCTCATCAGCGCCGACAGCTCGTACGTGGGCGGAGTGCTGGGACCGATGCTGCTGTTCGGCTTCGGCATGGGGCTGAACTTCGTGACGCTGACGATCACCGCGGTCTCCGGGGTCGCCCAGCACGAGGCGGGCGCGGCGTCCGGACTGCTCAACACCACACAGCAGGTGGGCGGGTCGCTCGGTCTGTCCATCCTGACCACGGTGTTCGGCTCGGCCAGCAGGGACGAGGCTGAGAAGCAACTGCCGCAGTTCATGGCCGACGCCACTCCGGAGCAGAAGGCGCAGTTCGCCGAGACGCAGCAGCTGCCCGGCCCCTGGGGACACGAGGTGCTCACCCAGGGCATCTCGATGGGCTTCGTGGCGGCCGCCGCGATGGGTGTTCTCGCCCTGGCCACCGCCTGGTTGGTGATCAAGGTCCGCAAGAGCGACCTGGAAGCCCTGGCCGGAACGGCTGGCCCCATCGCCGGTTGA
- a CDS encoding TetR/AcrR family transcriptional regulator: MVTSRWTAAPAQAASMRRRGAVLERAILDATLEQLSTVGWNGLTMEGVAAGAQTGKAAVYRRWPSKEDLVADALQAGLPRIDAVPDLGSVREDLLALCRIARDAMYSRPGYALRAVIHECDQLQAERFHSVIYDGVVGPTLKLLRDVITRGIERGEVRSDAANGCVFDAIPAMMMYRSKMRGSEWSDEELAEMIDQLMLPLLRPGGGRAAGAGAVTPPGETGVPPGDPGGVR, translated from the coding sequence ATGGTTACCTCGCGCTGGACGGCCGCCCCCGCTCAGGCGGCCTCAATGCGCCGGCGCGGCGCCGTGCTCGAACGCGCGATCCTCGACGCCACGCTGGAACAGCTCAGTACGGTCGGCTGGAACGGCCTCACGATGGAGGGCGTCGCCGCCGGGGCCCAGACCGGCAAGGCCGCGGTCTACCGCCGGTGGCCGTCGAAGGAGGATCTCGTTGCCGACGCGCTGCAGGCCGGACTGCCGCGCATCGACGCGGTGCCCGACCTGGGCAGCGTGCGCGAAGACCTGCTCGCGCTGTGCCGCATTGCGCGTGACGCCATGTACTCGCGCCCCGGTTACGCCCTCCGTGCGGTCATTCACGAATGCGATCAGCTGCAGGCGGAGCGGTTCCACAGCGTGATCTACGACGGGGTCGTGGGACCCACCCTCAAGCTTCTCCGTGACGTCATCACCCGCGGAATAGAGCGGGGCGAGGTGCGCTCCGACGCCGCCAACGGATGCGTTTTCGACGCCATCCCGGCCATGATGATGTACCGGTCCAAGATGCGCGGAAGTGAATGGAGCGACGAGGAATTGGCGGAGATGATCGATCAGCTGATGCTGCCGCTGCTCCGGCCGGGCGGGGGTCGAGCGGCTGGAGCGGGGGCTGTGACGCCGCCGGGGGAAACCGGGGTACCGCCGGGTGATCCGGGCGGCGTACGCTAA
- a CDS encoding ribonuclease HII has product MPYEPPTHTVERSLRATTGAKIIAGVDEVGRGAWAGPVTVCAAITGLRRPPEGLTDSKLLTVKRRTELAVTLRAWVTSYALGHASPEEIDDLGMTAALRLAAVRALEELPVRPDAVILDGKHDYLGNPWKVRTVIKGDQSCVAVAAASVIAKVQRDKMMAELGIDHADFGFADNAGYPSPVHKAALEERGPTPYHRLSWAYLDALPQWRHLKKVRSWAERSVPEIEGQLGFDF; this is encoded by the coding sequence ATGCCGTACGAACCACCTACTCACACCGTCGAGCGCTCACTCCGCGCCACGACCGGAGCGAAGATCATTGCCGGTGTCGACGAGGTGGGGCGCGGCGCCTGGGCCGGGCCCGTCACCGTCTGCGCGGCGATCACCGGACTGCGTCGGCCCCCGGAGGGGCTCACCGACTCCAAACTGCTGACCGTCAAACGGCGGACCGAGCTCGCCGTGACGCTGCGGGCGTGGGTGACGTCGTACGCCCTGGGGCATGCCTCGCCGGAGGAGATCGACGATCTGGGGATGACGGCCGCACTGCGACTGGCCGCGGTGCGCGCCCTGGAGGAGCTGCCGGTCCGTCCCGACGCGGTGATCCTCGACGGCAAGCACGACTACCTCGGGAACCCCTGGAAGGTCCGTACGGTGATCAAGGGCGACCAGTCCTGCGTCGCGGTCGCGGCGGCTTCGGTGATCGCCAAGGTTCAGCGCGACAAAATGATGGCCGAACTGGGTATCGACCATGCAGACTTCGGTTTTGCGGACAATGCCGGGTATCCGTCGCCCGTGCACAAGGCCGCACTGGAGGAGCGGGGACCCACCCCGTACCACCGCTTGTCGTGGGCGTATCTTGATGCGCTGCCCCAGTGGCGGCACCTCAAGAAGGTCCGCAGCTGGGCGGAACGGAGTGTTCCAGAGATCGAGGGGCAGCTCGGCTTCGATTTCTGA